CGCAGGAGTTTTTCCTGAACGCTGGCACAAACCTGGTGAATATCGCGTCCAGCACAATCCGTGAGTGAAATCCCCATGGTGACAGTCCGGATGTCGAGATTTTCCATCTCGGTCATGCGAATCGTCTCTAAGATTTCATACTGGGAGTAGTCCATAGATGAGAGTTTCCTTTTTCAGGGCTGAGGGCCAGAAGCGCCAGGATAAGGGTTTGAGGCCCGGAGGGTCGTCGTGTAATAGCCGTGGTGCGAAGCCCACGGTCACGGCCAGCGAGATCCAAACCCCTGGCCCTAAAATTCAATCGGCCAGCATTTTACCTGCTGATCATCGCTGGCGGTGATTAAGAATGTGCCATCCGGGGAAAAAAAGACGCTTCGAACCGGTCCCGTGTGGCGAACTGGCGGCTGGACCGACTGTCGGGTGGCGATTTTCCACAATCGAACTGAGGCATCTCCGCCGCCGACCGCCAGCCAGCTTCCATCCGGTGAAAATGTCACGGCCACCAGTCCCACGCCCTGGCCGGGAAGTGTGGTTTCCGGTTTGTTTTTGGCGAGATTCCACAGACGAACCGTGCCGTCGCCACTGGCTGATGCCAGCAAGCTTCCATCCGGAGAAAACGCCACTGCCTGAACCCAAAAGGTGTGGCCTTCAAAGGTGGCTTTGATTCGGCGTTTGGCGACATCCCACACTTTGACTGTTTTATCGCGTCCAGCCGTGGCCACCCATCGTCCATCCGGCGAGAATGTCAATCCAAAGATCGAGTCAATATGTCCATCAAACAGCCCAATCTGTTGATGGTCGCTGAGGTTCCAGAGTCGCCAGGGAGTGCCAAATCCGGCTGATGCCAGCAATTTCCCGTCTGGGGAAAAGGCGACGCTGCTGACATCTCCGGGATGTCCCGTGAGTGTGGCGACTTCTTTGCCAGTGGTAAGATTCCAGAGTTTGATGGTGGTGTCACGACTTCCAGACGCCAGCCAGGTGCCATCCAGAGAAAAAGCCACTGCCAAAATCATGTCGGAATGGCCTTTGAGTTCCAACCCTGGAGCGCCAGTCTTCAAATTCCAAAGCCGAATGGCAGTATTCTGGTAATTGACAGCCAGCCAGGTGCCATCTGGGGAAAGTGCGGCGGCCACCGAATCATCTGACAGCGTCGGAAATTCAAACGCGGGGCGTGACAGTACCTTGAGTGTGGTCAGGTTTGCCCACCCGGCTGTCGGTGAGGGAGGTGTTTTCTGGCGAATTGGTGGTTTCGATTGGGAGGAAACGGGTTTTGTGGAGGTCTGCGCAAACCCGGCAATTGTGAACCAGCCCATCAGGAGCCAGAGTGAACACAAAAATGGAGTCAGACGCCGCATCAACATAAAAGCTCAGGAGGGGAAAGAGAGGCTTTCGTGGGATTCAGACATTTTGAGTTGACTCAGGTAGGCAAGTGCGCACAATGAGCGCATATTCGATATTTTTTGAGTCATCTCTTTTTAGCGCGCCCGGCACTCTGGTCGCAAGTCAGAATCTTGTCCCTTCACCCAAAAGACCAAAACGGTTGCGCACTTTTCCAGTTGCCAATTAAGATGCCCTTATGGAACGAAGAACCTTTAAACGACGTGAAATCCGACCTGAGCCCAAACCCGAGTGGTTAAAAATTCGCCTGACGGCCCGCGAGACATTTCAGGAAGTGAGCCAGATGGTCAACGACCTGACGCTCAACACGGTCTGTCAGGAAGCCCGGTGCCCCAACATTTTCGAGTGTTTTTCCAATCGAACCGCGACCTTTATGCTCCTTGGCGACATTTGTACCCGCCACTGTGGGTTCTGCGCGGTCTCAAAAGGGAAGCCCCGGCTGGTGGATCCGACTGAACCACGCCACGTTGCCGAAGCCGTCGCGCGACTTGGGTTACAGCATGCCGTGGTCACCTCAGTCAATCGAGATGACCTCCCCGACGGCGGCGCCCACCAGTTTGTCGCCACCATTCGTGAAATCAGAAATCTAATTCCCACCTGCAAAGTCGAAGTCTTGATCCCGGATTTTCAAGGTAACTGGGAGGCACTTGAGATTGTGCTGGATGCCCGCCCCGATGTGCTCAACCACAACACGGAAACGGTCAAGGCCCTGTATAAGCGCGTTCGTCCAGATGCTCACTATGCCCAATCCATGGAACTCCTTGAGCGTGCTGCTGCTCGACGTTCATCTGAATTTCCGCTGCTGACCAAGTCAGGAATTATGTGCGGCCTGGGTGAGTCTCGTGAGGAATTGCTGGAGACAATTCGGGATCTCCGTCAGGTGGATTGCGATATTTTGACGCTCGGTCAGTACCTGCGCCCAAGCCTGCGCCACTTGCCGGTTGAACGATTTTACCCACCTGATGAATTTGCCGAACTCAAGCAAATCGCTTTGGAGATGGGGTTCCGGTATGTAGAATCAGGTCCGCTCGTTCGCAGTTCCTATCACGCGCATCAACATCGGCCTGAAGAAACCGGCGAAGTTGCCGCAACGGCTCTGACCGCTGTGTCTCCTGACCCAGCACCACAACTGGTGACACTGGGGGTCATTCGGCATTCCTCGTAAGGGAAATGATAAGGGGGCTGGAACCCAGGGTTTTGGATTTCGGGATCACTAAGACCTGAGAGACCAAAAGCTTCGAAAACCCTGAACCCTGAACCCTGAACCCTGAACCCTGGTTTCCAGACCGGAACCCTTGTCCCAATCCTCAATTCGTTCGTCCATCTTCTTACAGACTGGTCACCACACATATGGAAGTTGCCGTCATCGGCGCTGGGTTAGCTGGTCTAACCACTGCCTATGAATTAAAACAACAGGGTATTGGCTGTGAAGTCATCGAAAAGAGCCGCACCGTAGGGGGCCGGATGAACTCCCGTCGAGTGGCGGACTGTGTCATTGATGATGGGGCGCAGTATTTCACGGTCAAAACCCCTGAGTTTGCCGCGTTTTTGCGCCAGATCGGGCTGGCTGACCGGCTTCATCGGCTGTCGGCGCCGGTGGTGGCATATCCTTTTTCCTACCTGGACGAAGCCCTGGCTGCCGCGCTTGAAGAAGAAGATCAGATGGCCAGTTCTGGGCTTGAATATCCGTTTCGGTACAGCTTTGCCGAAGGGATGGATGCGTTGCCGACCGCCCTGGCCGAACAGTTGGATCCAGAGCATCTGAACCTCCAAACCTATGCTGAAGGCATCCGCTGGAATGAAGACCAGCAGGTGTGGGACCTCCATACCAGGGGTGATAACACCACGCTCGGCGGCCAAATCAGCGCCCGGTCAGTCGTGATTTCCTTGCCAGCACCTCAGGCCGCGCAGTTGCTCAAGCGGAGTTTTCCACTCCCGGCACCCCTGACTGAACTGGCCGAAGCCCTGGACCAGGTGACGTATCACCCCTGTTTGACGGTGCTTTTGCGGATGATTCGGGATTACCAACTTCAAAGTATCGGCGGTTTACGAGCTGAGGATCATGCCCATCCGATTGGCTGGATGGCCTGGGTCGAGCGCCTGGTGCCAAACCGGGTTCCAGAATCCGAAACTGGACTTGTCATCCAACTCACGCCACACACCAGTGAACGGGCCATGGAATTACCAGATGATCAAATTCTGAGCGCCACCATTGGTTCATTGGAACAGGAATTTGGAATGAGTTTGCCCACCGTTCGCTGGATTCATATCAAACGCTGGCGATTTGCCAATCCGACCGGTGCCACCCTGGATCCAGCCCTACGCGAGGCGGCTGAAAAACTTGGTATCTATCTGTGTGGCGATTATTTAGAGCGGGGAAGAGTTGAGTCGGCATTTTGGTCAGGCAGGAATTTGAGCCGGCGGATTGTTGAAATGACAAGGTGACCTTTTGACAATGTGACCTTTTGACAAGGTGACAAGGTGACCTTTTGACAGGGTGACAAAGTGACCTTTT
The window above is part of the Acidobacteriota bacterium genome. Proteins encoded here:
- a CDS encoding WD40 repeat domain-containing protein, whose protein sequence is MLMRRLTPFLCSLWLLMGWFTIAGFAQTSTKPVSSQSKPPIRQKTPPSPTAGWANLTTLKVLSRPAFEFPTLSDDSVAAALSPDGTWLAVNYQNTAIRLWNLKTGAPGLELKGHSDMILAVAFSLDGTWLASGSRDTTIKLWNLTTGKEVATLTGHPGDVSSVAFSPDGKLLASAGFGTPWRLWNLSDHQQIGLFDGHIDSIFGLTFSPDGRWVATAGRDKTVKVWDVAKRRIKATFEGHTFWVQAVAFSPDGSLLASASGDGTVRLWNLAKNKPETTLPGQGVGLVAVTFSPDGSWLAVGGGDASVRLWKIATRQSVQPPVRHTGPVRSVFFSPDGTFLITASDDQQVKCWPIEF
- the lipA gene encoding lipoyl synthase, which translates into the protein MERRTFKRREIRPEPKPEWLKIRLTARETFQEVSQMVNDLTLNTVCQEARCPNIFECFSNRTATFMLLGDICTRHCGFCAVSKGKPRLVDPTEPRHVAEAVARLGLQHAVVTSVNRDDLPDGGAHQFVATIREIRNLIPTCKVEVLIPDFQGNWEALEIVLDARPDVLNHNTETVKALYKRVRPDAHYAQSMELLERAAARRSSEFPLLTKSGIMCGLGESREELLETIRDLRQVDCDILTLGQYLRPSLRHLPVERFYPPDEFAELKQIALEMGFRYVESGPLVRSSYHAHQHRPEETGEVAATALTAVSPDPAPQLVTLGVIRHSS
- a CDS encoding FAD-dependent oxidoreductase, whose protein sequence is MEVAVIGAGLAGLTTAYELKQQGIGCEVIEKSRTVGGRMNSRRVADCVIDDGAQYFTVKTPEFAAFLRQIGLADRLHRLSAPVVAYPFSYLDEALAAALEEEDQMASSGLEYPFRYSFAEGMDALPTALAEQLDPEHLNLQTYAEGIRWNEDQQVWDLHTRGDNTTLGGQISARSVVISLPAPQAAQLLKRSFPLPAPLTELAEALDQVTYHPCLTVLLRMIRDYQLQSIGGLRAEDHAHPIGWMAWVERLVPNRVPESETGLVIQLTPHTSERAMELPDDQILSATIGSLEQEFGMSLPTVRWIHIKRWRFANPTGATLDPALREAAEKLGIYLCGDYLERGRVESAFWSGRNLSRRIVEMTR